A window from Vigna angularis cultivar LongXiaoDou No.4 chromosome 7, ASM1680809v1, whole genome shotgun sequence encodes these proteins:
- the LOC108337486 gene encoding LOW QUALITY PROTEIN: rust resistance kinase Lr10-like (The sequence of the model RefSeq protein was modified relative to this genomic sequence to represent the inferred CDS: deleted 2 bases in 1 codon; substituted 1 base at 1 genomic stop codon), translating into MWREAALLMVLLLLFLQICAAKDDQEHHCPPSSCGKITNIKEPFRLQGDPDKCGDERYELGCENNVTVLYLLSAKYHVEAINYKNYTVRVVDPALQHHNCSSLPLHSLSRSNFSDTYTDDYLGQYQAGLGEYYNWESLNFEHIVFLNCKHSARENGKYVESGECVKWDSKGYAYAVGGDLKAEDLEVGCDVKFVAPTSLRSLNYDSYTAMHRGLTYGFEISWVKLACEKILCPFSSCHFNSKSQRLDCGESWMRLGMLLVYLNGIGILTAMAWAYKILFGWPFLIVIFILKWKKRHASRYQYXKNIENYLEQNHLVPIRYSYKEIKKMTEGFKEKLGKGGFGDVFKAKLRSGPSVAIKMLNKSKGNGQDFINEVATIGRIHHQNVVQLIGFCVSGSKRALVYEFMPNGSLDKFIFSRDENTDFSYEKIYKISIGVARGIAYLHHGCEMQILHFDIKPHNILLDENFIPKVSDFGLAKLYPIDNSVVTMTAGRGTIGYMAPELFYNNIGGISHKADVYSFGMLLMEMASKRKNLNPYAEHSSQLYFPLWIYNHIREEEDINIKDLSEEEKLIVKKMIIVALWCIQLKPTDRPSMNKVVEMLEGDIEDLEIPPKPILFPDEK; encoded by the exons ATGTGGAGAGAGGCAGCATTGTTGATGGTACTGCTCCTTCTATTCCTCCAAATTTGTGCTGCCAAGGACGATCAAGAACACCATTGTCCCCCTTCTTCCTGTGGAAAAATCACCAACATAAAGGAACCGTTTCGATTACAAGGCGACCCAGATAAGTGTGGTGACGAAAGGTATGAGCTTGGTTGTGAGAATAATGTTACTGTGTTGTATCTGCTCTCTGCAAAATATCACGTGGAGGCAATAAACTACAAGAACTACACAGTGAGAGTGGTTGATCCTGCACTTCAACATCACAATTGCTCCTCCCTTCCTCTCCATTCCCTCTCTCGCTCCAATTTCTCTGATACTTACACTGACGATTACTTAGGTCAATACCAAGCTGGTCTAGGAGAATATTATAATTGGGAATCTCTGAATTTCGAGCATATAGTGTTTTTGAACTGTAAGCATTCGGCGAGAGAGAATGGAAAGTATGTGGAGAGTGGTGAGTGCGTGAAGTGGGACTCAAAGGGCTATGCATATGCAGTTGGTGGTGACCTAAAAGCTGAAGACTTAGAAGTTGGGTGCGACGTAAAGTTTGTTGCTCCAACATCTTTGAGGAGTTTGAATTACGATTCCTACACTGCCATGCACAGGGGACTGACCTATGGATTTGAGATTTCATGGGTAAAACTCGCCTGTGAGAAGATTCTCTGTCCATTTTCCAGCTGCCATTTCAATTCTAAGAGCCAAAGACTTGATTGCGGAGAAAGCT GGATGAGACTGGGAATGCTACTAGTGTATTTAAATG GAATTGGCATTCTTACTGCTATGGCATGGGCTTACAAAATTTTGTTTGGATGGCCTTTCTTAATTGTAATTTTCATATTGAAATGGAAAAAACGACATGCATCAAGGtatcaa tattgaaaaaatattgaaaattatcTGGAGCAAAATCACTTGGTACCTATTAGATACTCATACAAGGAAATTAAGAAGATGACTGAAGGTTTCAAAGAGAAGTTAGGTAAAGGAGGATTTGGTGACGTGTTTAAGGCAAAGTTGCGGAGTGGACCTTCCGTGGCAATCAAAATGTTAAACAAATCTAAAGGAAATGGACAAGATTTTATCAATGAAGTTGCAACCATTGGAAGAATACATCATCAAAATGTGGTACAATTAATTGGATTTTGTGTTAGTGGCTCAAAGCGCGCTCTTGTATATGAATTCATGCCCAATGGATCTcttgataaatttatattttcaagagATGAAAATACAGATTTTAGTTATGAGAAAATATACAAGATATCGATTGGAGTAGCTCGTGGAATTGCCTATCTCCATCATGGGTGTGAGATGCAGATTTTGCACTTTGATATCAAACCCCATAACATCTTATTGGATGAAAACTTCATCCCAAAGGTTTCTGACTTTGGATTAGCAAAGTTATATCCAATAGATAATAGTGTTGTCACGATGACGGCAGGAAGAGGAACCATTGGATATATGGCTCCAGAATTGTTTTACAATAATATTGGAGGAATATCCCACAAAGCTGATGTTTATAGCTTCGGAATGTTGTTGATGGAGATGGCAAGTAAGAGGAAGAATCTAAATCCCTATGCAGAACACTCAAGCCAACTTTACTTTCCCCTTTGGATTTATAATCATATTAGAGAAGAGgaagatataaatataaaggaTTTGAGCGAAGAGGAAAAgctaatagtaaaaaaaatgatcataGTTGCACTTTGGTGTATACAGTTAAAACCAACGGATCGTCCTTCAATGAATAAAGTAGTGGAAATGCTTGAAGGAGACATTGAAGATTTGGAAATACCTCCAAAACCTATTTTATTTCCTGATGAGAAATGA